The region TCTGAAATCAACGTCTCGCGGCTATGCATCGCTGGACTATAACTTTAAACGTTTCCAGGCCTCTGACATGGTGCGTGTCGACGTGATGATTAACTCAGAACGTGTAGATGCGCTGGCGCTGATTACCCACCGTGATAACTCTCAGTATCGTGGCCGCGACCTCGTGGAGAAGATGAAAGATCTGATCCCACGTCAGCAGTTCGATATTGCGATTCAGGCGGCAATCGGCAACCACATTATCGCTCGCTCAACGGTCAAGCAGCTGCGTAAAAACGTTCTGGCGAAATGCTATGGCGGTGACGTGAGCCGTAAGAAGAAACTGTTGCAGAAGCAGAAAGACGGTAAGAAGCGAATGAAGCAGGTCGGCAACGTTGAGCTGCCGCAGGAAGCATTCCTTGCCATTCTGCATGTCGGTAAAGACAGCAAATAAGGAACTTTAATGGCTAATATGTTCGCCCTGATTCTGGTGATCGCCACGCTAATAACCGGTGTTATCTGGTGTATCGATCGCTTTAAATGGGCTCCGGCGCGTCGTGCTAAGCAGGCAGCTGCACAAGCGCAGGCAGGTAACGCATTGGACGGCAAAACGCTGGCCAAAGTGGCGGCTCAGCCAGGCTGGGTAGAAACGGCGGCATCGGTGTTCCCGGTGCTGGCGGTGGTACTGATCGTTCGCTCATTTATTTTTGAGCCGTTCCAGATCCCATCAGGTTCCATGATGCCGACGTTGCTGATTGGTGATTTTATTCTGGTGGAGAAGTTTGCTTACGGAATCAAAGATCCGATTACTCAAACCACGCTGATCCCAACGGGTCATCCGCAGCGCGGTGATGTGGCGGTGTTTAAATACCCGAAAGATCCGAGCGTCGATTACATTAAACGTGTTATCGGTCTGCCGGGCGACAAAGTGGTGTTTGATCCTTACAGCAAAACGCTGACGGTTAACCCGGGTTGTGGCACAGGCAAATGCGATACTGCGTTGCCGATCACCTATACCAACGTGGAGCCAAGCCGCTTCATTCAAACCTTCAGCGGCTTTGATGGCAATGAAGCCGGCAACGGCTTCTTTGAAGCACCACAGGGCGAAACCATGAAGGGCGGCCTGCGTCTGGGAACACGTAAAGAGACGCTGGGCACGGTGACGCACGATATCCTGTTAGTAAACGAAGCGCAGAGCCAGGCAAGCATGTATTATCAGCAGCCGGGTCAGCCGCAATCCACGTGGATCGTGCCGGAAGGGCAATATTTCATGATGGGTGATAACCGCGATAACAGCGCCGACAGCCGCTACTGGGGCTTTGTGCCTGAGAAGAATCTGGTCGGTAAAGCGGTGGCTATCTGGATGAGCTTTGAGAAACAAGAAGGACAGTGGCCTACGGGCGTGCGCTTAAGTCGCATCGGCGGAATCCACTAAGCATTATGCCCACTGCGGTGGGCAACACGGTTGGCCTCTTTCGGGGGGCCACTGCACACGAAACAGAACGTGTTGGAAGCTCAGCCCTGTTTCGTATGCAGAGTTACAGACGCACAGAATAACTGGAATCGCATGAACCCCATCCTTATTAACAAGCTGCAGCGCAAACTGGGCTACACTTTTACTCATCCGGAACTACTGCAGCAAGCATTGACTCACCGCAGTGCCAGCAGCAAGCACAATGAACGTCTTGAGTTTCTTGGCGATTCTATTCTCAGCTATGTGATAGCCAATGCGCTTTATCATCGCTTCCCACGTGTGGATGAAGGTGACATGAGCCGCATGCGCGCTACGCTGGTGCGGGGCAATACCCTGGCAGAGATGGCGCGTGAGTTTGAACTCGGCGAATGTTTACGTCTCGGACCGGGCGAGTTGAAGAGTGGCGGTTTCCGTCGCGAATCGATTCTTGCTGATACGGTTGAAGCGCTGATTGGCGGTATCTTCCTCGACAGCAACATTCAAACCGTTGAGAAACTGATCCTCGATTGGTACCAAAATCGCCTTGATGAGATCAGCCCGGGTGATAAGCAAAAAGATCCAAAAACGCGTCTGCAGGAGTTTCTGCAAGGGCGTCACCTGCCGCTGCCTTCTTATCTGGTGGTGCAAGTGCGTGGTGAAGCCCACGATCAGGAATTCACCATTCACTGTCAGGTGAGTGGCATGGCAGACCCGGTGGTGGGTGTAGGTTCCAGCCGCCGTAAAGCAGAGCAAGCTGCCGCTGAGCAGGCATTAATTAAGCTTGGTCTCGAATAAAATACATAGTCATATCGCAGCGTCGACAGCGACGCTGCCCAAGTCAGGACTCGAATGAGCGAAATCGAAACACACAGCGGCTTTATCGCGATTGTCGGCCGACCTAACGTCGGCAAATCCACCTTACTGAACCAGTTATTGGGGCAGAAAGTGTCGATCACCTCGCGTAAACCGCAAACCACGCGTCACCGCATCATGGGCATTCACACCGAAGGCGCTTATCAGGCGATCTACGTGGATACCCCAGGGCTGCACATGGAAGAGAAGCGGGCGATTAACCGCCTGATGAACCGTGCTGCCAGCAGCTCAATTGGTGATGTGGAGCTGGTGATTTTTGTTGTTGAAGGCACCCGCTGGACGCCGGACGATGAAATGGTCTTGAACAAGCTGCGCGACGGCAAAGTGCCGGTGGTGCTGGCCGTTAACAAGGTCGACAATATTCAGGATAAAACTATTCTGCTGCCGCATCTGCAGTTCCTGAGCCAGCAGATGAACTTCCTTGAGATCGTGCCGATCTCGGCGGAAAGCGGTAAAAACGTCGATGCGATTGCCGCTATCGCGCGTAAATGCCTGCCGAAATCTGACCATCACTTCCCGGAAGATTACATCACCGATCGCTCACAGCGCTTTATGGCGTCTGAGATCATCCGTGAAAAACTGATGCGCTTCCTCGGTGCCGAACTGCCTTACTCAGTGACCGTGGAAATCGAACAATTCGTCTCTAACGATCGTGGTGGCTATGACATCAACGGTCTGATCCTCGTCGAGCGCGAAGGGCAGAAGAAGATGGTGATTGGCAACAAAGGCGCCAAGATTAAAACCATCGGTATTGAAGCGCGTAAAGACATGGAAGAGATGTTTGAAGCTAAAGTGCATCTCGAACTGTGGGTTAAAGTGAAATCGGGTTGGGCGGATGACGAACGTGCACTGCGCAGCCTGGGCTATACAGACGAATAATTGATGGAAGGCTGGCAACGCGCCTTTGTGCTGCATAGTCGCCCTTACAGCGAAACCAGCCTCCTGCTCGATCTGTTCAGCGAAAGCGAAGGGCGCGTCCGCGTCCTCGCCAAAGGCGCACGCTCGCGCCGTTCCCAACTCAAAGGTGCACTCCAACCCTTCACGCCGCTGTTGGTGCGTTGGGGCGGGCGTGGCGAAGTCAAAACGCTGCGCAGCGCCGAAGCGGTGTCGCTGGCATTACCGCTCAGTGGCATCACGCTCTATTGCGGGCTGTACGTTAACGAACTGCTGTCCCGCGTGCTTGAGCAGGAAATTCCTTTCTCCGATCTTTTCTTTGATTATCTCCATTGCATCCAGATGCTGGCCGCAGGCAGCGGCACGCCTGAACCGGCGCTGCGTCGCTTTGAACTGGCGCTGCTGGGCCATCTGGGTTACGGCGTGGATTTCCTGCACTGTGCGGGCAGTGGTGAAGAGATCGATGACGGCATGACGTACAGCTACCGTGAAGAGAAGGGCTTTATCGCCAGCCTGGTGGTGAACCAACGCAGTTTCACCGGTCGCCAGCTGCGTGCGCTGTGGGCACGTGAGTTTCCTGATGCCGACAGCCTGCGTGCTGCCAAGCGGTTCACGCGTATGGCGCTTAAGCCTTATCTGGGCGGAAAACCGCTGAAGAGCCAGGAATTGTTTCGCCAGTTTGTGCCAAAAAAGAAGCCCGATGTGGCAAACGACTAGCGCTGGTCGTACCGCCTGATATGCTCAGCACGGTACACTGCAAACACACTGAACCTATTTAAGGATTGTCATGGCTGAGTTGCTGTTAGGGGTCAACATTGACCATATCGCCACCGTACGTAACGCACGTGGCACGAATTATCCCGATCCAGTCCAGGCTGCGTTTGTTTCTGAACAGGCGGGCGCAGATGGCATCACTGTGCACCTGCGTGAAGATCGTCGTCATATCACCGATCGCGATGTGCGTATTCTGCGCGACACCATCCAGACGCGCATGAATCTGGAGATGGCGGTGACCGATGAGATGATCGACATTGCCTGCGACATCAAGCCGCACTTCGTGTGTCTGGTGCCAGAAAAGCGCCAGGAAGTGACCACCGAAGGCGGATTAGATGTGGCGGGTCAGCAGGACAAAATCAACGCAGCGGTTCGCCTGCTGAGCGAAGCGGGTATCCTGGTGTCGCTGTTTATCGATGCCGATCATCGCCAGATTGAAGCGGCCGTTGCCAGCGGCGCACCTTACATTGAGATCCACACCGGCGCCTACGCGGAAGCACCGGAAGGGCTGGAGCGTGAAGCCGAGCTGTCTCGCATTCGCAAAGCGGCCACGTTTGCAGCCAGCCTGGGCTTGAAGGTTAATGCCGGTCACGGTCTGACGTATCACAATGTGCAACCGATCGCGGAACTGCCGGAGATGCACGAGCTTAACATTGGTCACGCTATCATTGGCCGTGCGCTGTTCAGTGGCCTGGCGGATGCGGTGTCAGAGATGAAGCAGTTGATGCGGGAAGCGCGTCGCTAATGGCGATTCTTGGACTCGGCAGTGACATCGTTGAAATTGAACGTATTGCCGGTGTGATTGAGCGATCCGGCGATCGTCTGGCGCGTCGCGTCTTAAGCGAAGCCGAGTGGCAACAGTATCAGGCGCACCAGCAGCCGGTGCGTTTTCTTGCCAAACGTTTTGCGGTGAAAGAAGCGGCGGCCAAAGCCTTTGGTACCGGAATTCGCGGTGGCCTGGCCTTTAATCAATTCGAAGTGTACAACGATGCGCTTGGCAAACCGGGCTTACGCTTTTTCGAACAGGCAAAAGTGATTGCCAGCCAGTTGGGCGTGAAACATGTGCATGTTACCCTGGCCGATGAGCGCCACTACGCCTGCGCAACGGTGATCATCGAAGACTAAGGGTGCAACACGACAAATTTCTCCCACAGCGCCTCGCGGGTTTCCGGGTGCTGTGGGTCAGAAATAATGGTGTTATCAATCGGGCAGACGCTTTGGCAGGTCGGCACATCATAATGACCTACGCACTCGGTGCAGCGGTCGACATCAATCTCATAGATCATCTCACCTAAGCTGATAGCCTGGTTCGGGCATTCAGGTTCGCACATATCGCAATTGATGCATTTCGCCGTAATGAGTAAAGCCATGATCGCCGTTAGCCTGAGAAAGAAGGCGCGCACCTTATCATAAAATCGGCTTCTGCAGGCGCAGGGTTTGTTGTGCTGGATCAAACAAAGCGGGAATTAAGCTCACTGAAGCAGAATTCGCTATAAGTCAGCCAGGCATCAGGAAAACTCTGAGTTATCATTTTGTGCTGAAATTATCAGTGTGAACGCTTGTCGTAAGTACTATGAAAAAAATTAACGCGTTGAAAGACATGTTTTTAAAGCAGCAATGTATTCATTGCGGTGTTGCGCGAGGTTGGCTGGCGCGTTGGATGTCAGATGATGCCTCTTTATGCGATGACTGCCTGCATAACCTGCAGCATGCGAGCCGCCAGGCCTGCCGTCACGATCCCACCACGCAAAGCAAAAAGGCCGAATAGCGGCCTTTTTCATCTCACACCAATTTTTTTACCAACTCTTCACTATGCCGTATGTGGCTGGAAGCGCGCTCTGGATCGTTTTGTACCAACGCCATAAACAGCAGGTCGGTCAGCGCCAGTTGTGCACTGGTGGATGAGATTGCGGCACTGCGCGTACTTTGCTCCTCGGCAACGGTGTACAGGCAAATTGTCGCGCACTGTTGCAGTGAGTTGGGAGTAAAGCCGGTAAACGCCAGCACGTCGACTCCCAACTGCGCGGCTTCCTGCGCCGCAAGGTTAATTTCACGCCGCTCACCGGTATAGGAAATCGCCAGCAGCACATCTCCCGGTGCCATCGCCTGCACGCTCGCCAGTAAAGCATGCATATCCTGCTCAGCGACCGCGTTGATGCCAATCTTCATCAGCTTCCATGAGAAATCTTTCGCCACTAACCCCGACGCACCGATGCCCACTAACAAAATGCGGTTGGCGTTTTTCAGCAATTGCAGGGTTTGCAGCAGTTTCTCTTCGCTGTTGATATCCAGCGTGGCGCGGATAGCGGAAATTTTCTCAGTCAGTAATTTTTCGCCGACCACTTTGAGGGGATCGTCGCTGAGAATATGATTGTGCACGGTGATGGCGTCACGATCCGCCAGCGACTCACTCAGTGCCAGTTTCAGCGCAGGAAATCCCTTATAGCCCAATTTTTGGGCAAACTTCACCACGCTCGACTGGCTGACGCCTGATTCCTCAGCCAGTTTTTGTGAACTCAGATGCCGTGCCCGATCCGGCTGCGACAGCAAAAAATCCGCCAGCCGACGCTCATTTAGCGCCAGTCGAGGGTAGAGCTGGCGAATTCGCAGCAATGAACTCATGTTCGATCCTTAATCCATCTAATCCCGCTTGAGCTTAGTCTCTTTTCGCACCGTCAGGTTTTAATGACAGCACGCCGACACAAAGAATAAACTATTCAGCTGGCATTGTGGTCATTGGAATTAAAAATGACTGCTTTCGCTCCCGCCGTTGAAGCTGGCTACACTGTAGGGCAAGCCGTAGAAAGGAAAGATAAGGAGTGGAGTTTGACAAAGGGTACGCAACGCCGCGTGGTGTTTTTCGATCTCGATGGCACGCTGCATCAGCAGGACATGTTTGGCACCTTTATGCGTTATCTGCTGCGACGTCAGCCGATCAACCTGTTGCTGGTGGTGCCGCTGTTGCCGGTGATTGGTCTGGGAATGCTGTTTAAAGGGCGCGCTGCGCGCTGGCCAATGAGCTTGCTGCTGTGGGCCATTACCTTCGGCCACAGTGAGCTGCGCCTGCGTCAGCGTGAGGCCGCGTTCGCGACATGGTTCCGCCAGCGCGTCACCGCTTTTCCGGTGGTGCAACAACGTCTGACGGATTATCTCAGCAGCGATGATGCGGATGTGTGGCTGATCACCGGTTCGCCACAATCACTGGTGGAGCAGGTCTATTTCGATTCGGCCTTTCTGCCGCGCGTTCAACTGATTGCCAGCCAGATGCAACCCGGTTTAGGGGGGCGCGTATTAGCCATGCGTTGCCTCGGGCATGAGAAGGTTGCTCAACTCGAAGAGAAGATTGGTACACCATTGCAACTCTACAGCGGTTACAGCGACAGTAAACAGGATAACCCGCTGCTGTTCTTCTGCCAGCATCGCTGGCGGGTAACATCACGCGGTGAGCTGCAACAGCTGGAGTGAATCATGCGGCGATTCCGTCTATAATGCGCCGCCTTTAAATCCGCAGGAGCTGCCCGGTGAACCCACAAACTGATGAATATTGGATGCGCCATGCGCTGGGGCTGGCGCGTCGCGCGTGGGAACAGGGCGAAGTGCCGGTGGGCGCGGTATTAGTGCAGGGCGATAAAGTGATCGGTGAAGGCTGGAATCGGCCGATTGGTCAGTGCGATCCGACCGCGCATGCCGAGATCATGGCGCTGCGCCAGGGCGGTAAAATTCTCGAAAACTATCGCCTGCTCGACACCACGTTGTATGTGACGCTGGAGCCGTGCGTGATGTGCGCCGGTGCGATGGTGCACAGCCGCATTACGCGGCTCGTCTATGGCGCAAAGGATGAGAAAACGGGCGCAGCGGGCTCGCTCATGGACGTGATTGGTCATCCAGGCATGAATCATCAGATTCAGATTGATTGCGGTGTACTGGCGGACGAGTGCGCCGGGATGTTAAGTGATTTCTTCCGCATGCGCCGCGAGCAAAAGAAAGCGCTGCGGCAGGCGCAGCGCGAAGGTTAGTTCATCGCAATCTTAGGTTCGACCGCCGGGTAACCGGCGCCCAGTTCGGCTTCCAGCGCCGACTGCTGAGCGATGCGCTTCTCCTGTTCCTGCAGATATCCCACCAGACTGATCTGATACTTACGGATGTTCTCTACATAGTTGTAGGCTTCATGGCCGCGCGCGTAGCCGTAGGAGGTTTGCGCGTAATAACGCTTCTGGCTCAGCATCGGCAGACGCTGTTTGACATCGGCCCAGCTATCAGGATTACCGCCTTGTTTGGCCGTCAGCTTGCGGGCATCCAGCATGTGCGCATAGCCCATGTTATATGCCGCTAATGCAAACCAGATGCGCTCATCATCAGGAATGGTGTCCGGCACCTTCTCCATCATACGTTGCAGGTATTCGCTGCCGCCACGGATGCTCTGCTCAGGATCAAGGCGATCGTTGACGTCGAGGCTGTCAGCGGTGTTACGCGTCAACATCATCATGCCGCGCACGCCGGTCGGCGAGGTCGCCTGCGGATTCCAGTGCGACTCCTGATAAGAGATGGCTGCCAGCAGACGCCAGTCCATGCTCGCCGCGTATTTCTCAAACAACGGTTTGATATCCGGCAACGTGTTATCAATCGCGCGCAGGAAGGTGCGGGTATCCACGTAATCAAAAGTGCCAACGTGACCGAGATACTTCTCTTCGAGGCGCGCCATTGTGCCCTCTTCGCCCATCTGGCTATAGAAGTCGAGCATTGCCGCATTCAGACTGTCATCATCATTGCGTGGCAGATACCAGGTAACCGGTTCTTCATCGGTGATGTCAAATGCGACGGCCAGCTGCGGATGGATGCGCTGCAATAAGCCGATGGTGACCGAATCGCCCACGGTGTAATCCAGCTTGCCGTCGGCGACGGCTTCCAGCAGCGCTTTCTGTCCCTGATCGGTAGAGATCGCCCAATCGAGATCGGGATAGCTGTCAGCTTTGGCGGAACGTAAAGTTGACAGATATGCCGAACCGGACTGCACAATCAGGCGGCCTTTCAAATCGCCGAGCGTCTTCGGCCGTGGCTTATCAATGCGGTACACCAACTGCTGCGAAACAGAGTAGTAGCTCGGTCCACTTTGATAGTGGGCAAGGCGTTCACCGTTGTAGATCAGCCCAGCTGCGAGCAAATCCGCCTTACCATCATCCAGATCGTCAAACAGATCGCCGAGGTTCGGACGCACCGTAACCTCGAGTTTGACGCCAAGATAATCGGCGAAGCGTTTCGCCAGCTCGTAATCCATACCGGCTGGTGCATTATTGATGGTGTAGTAAGTCAGCGGGGAGTTGACGGTACTGATGCGCAGCACTCCACGTGATTTAATCTGCGATAACGCGTCTTTTCCGCCCCCGTACCAGGGGATGGAAGGCCACAGTGCCAGCGCAAGCAGCACGGTGATCAGACCGATCAGCAGATAGTTTATTTTCAGGCGTTTCAAATAGTTGTCTCGTAATGGCTCACAGGCCTCTGTCTTTTAAAAGGCAGTATTTATGTTGTTTTCACTCCCAGAGCGATGGGCATTTTGCGCAACAAAGCGCAGCAGGGCAACTTATATAGCAAGAATTGTGCAAAATTCAGCCAAATGCTGAGTGCCAGATTTTATGCGCAAACGGTTTCGTAACCCGTGCTGTTTCTCTATAATACCGCCCGTTTTCCCCTGTTGCGCCCAATGAAGCGTCGCCCGGCGCTTCGAAGACGAGAGATCTTTGATGATGGAAATTCTGCGTGGTTCGCCCGCTCTGTCGGCATTTCGTGTAAACAAACTGCTGACCCGCTTTCAGGACGCTCACCTGCCAGTGAGTGATATTTACGCCGAGTACGTCCATTTTGCCGATGTCAGTGCACCGCTCAGTGCGGATGAACATGCCCGCCTGCAACGTCTGCTGAAATACGGTCCTTCTCTCGCCGAGCACGCGCCACAAGGGCGTCTGTTACTGGTGACGCCGCGTCCCGGCACCATTTCTCCGTGGTCATCAAAAGCCACCGATATCGCGCACAACTGCGATCTGCCCCAGGTTATCCGCCTCGAACGCGGCATGGCCTTCTATGTGCAGGCACCGCAGCTGACGGAAGCGCAATGGCAACAGCTGGCTAGCCTGCTACATGACCGCATGATGGAGACCGTGTTCGGTGACCTGAATGAAGCACAGCAGCTGTTCGCGCATCATGAACCACAGCCGCTGAAAAGCGTTGATGTGCTGGGTGCCGGTCGCATTGCACTGGAACAGGCCAACACCACGCTGGGCCTGGCGCTGGCCGATGACGAAATCGACTATTTGCTGAATGCCTTCACCAAACTGGGCCGTAATCCGAACGACATCGAGCTCTATATGTTTGCTCAGGCAAACTCCGAGCACTGCCGTCATAAAATCTTCAACGCCGACTGGATTATCGACGGTGAAAAACAGCCGAAGTCGCTGTTTAAAATGATTAAAAACACCTTTGAGCATAATCCTGAGCACGTGCTGTCTGCTTATAAAGACAACGCCGCGGTGATGGAAGGTTCAAAAGTGGGCCGCTTCTACGCCGATGCGCAGAAGGGCGAATACACCTTCCATCAGGAAGAGGCGCATATCCTGATGAAGGTGGAAACCCATAACCACCCCACCGCGATTTCGCCGTGGCCAGGTGCTGCGACCGGTTCCGGCGGTGAAATCCGTGATGAAGGCGCAACGGGACGTGGCGCGAAGCCAAAAGCGGGCCTGGTCGGTTTCTCCGTCTCTAACCTGCGTATTCCTGGTTTTGAACAGCCGTGGGAAGAAGATTTTGGTAAGCCGGAGCGTATTGTTACCGCGCTGGATATCATGACTGAAGGCCCACTGGGCGGCGCAGCGTTCAACAACGAATTTGGCCGTCCTGCACTGAACGGTTACTTCCGTACTTATGAAGAGCGCGTGAACAGCCATAATGGCTCAGAACTGCGTGGCTACCATAAGCCGATCATGCTGGCGGGCGGTATTGGTAACATCCGAGCTGACCACGTGCAGAAGGGTGAGATCGTCGTTGGCGCGAAACTGATCGTGCTCGGCGGGCCTGCGATGAACATTGGGCTCGGCGGCGGAGCAGCCTCTTCAATGGCGTCTGGTCAGTCTGATGCGGATCTGGATTTTGCATCAGTCCAGCGCGACAACCCAGAAATGGAGCGTCGCTGCCAGGAAGTGATCGATCGTTGCTGGCAGCTGGGCGAAGCCAACCCGATTCTGTTCATCCACGATGTGGGTGCAGGCGGTCTGTCGAACGCCATGCCAGAGCTGGTGAGCGATGGCGGCCGTGGTGGTAACTTCAACCTGCGCGACATTCTCAACGATGAGCCAGGCATGAGCCCGCTGGAAGTGTGGTGTAACGAATCCCAGGAACGTTATGTGCTGGCAGTGGCACCGGCTCAGCTGGCGTTGTTTGACGAGCTGTGTAAGCGTGAGCGTGCGCCATATGCGGTGATCGGTGAAGCCACCGAAGAGCTGCACCTGAACCTGGCGGATAGCCACTTCGATAACAACCCTATCGACATGCCGTTGGACGTGCTGTTGGGCAAAACGCCGAAGATGACGCGTGATGTTGCCACTCAGCAGGCCAAAGGCGATGCGCTGGTGCGTGACGGAATTACCGTGGCTGACGCCGTTAATCGCGTACTGCATCTGCCAACTGTGGCAGAGAAAACCTTCCTGATTACCATCGGTGACCGTTCGGTAACTGGTATGGTGGCGCGTGACCAGATGGTCGGCCCATGGCAGATCCCGGTAGCGAACTGTGCAGTGACCACCGCCAGCCTGGATAGCTATCACGGCGAAGCCTTCTCACTGGGCGAACGCGCTCCAGTCGCCTTGCTGGACTTCGCTGCATCTGGCCGTTTAGCGGTCGGTGAAGCGCTGACCAACCTGGCGGCCACTGCGATTGGTTCACTGCAGCGTGTGAAGCTGTCTGCGAACTGGATGGCGGCAGCGGGTCACCCGGGTGAAGATGCCGGTTTATATGCGGCAGTGAAAGCGGTCGGTGAAGAACTTTGTCCGGCGCTGGGCATCACGATTCCAGTGGGCAAAGACTCAATGTCGATGAAAACCCGCTGGCAGCAGGGTACCGAAGAGCGTGAGATGACCTCGCCGCTGTCGCTGGTGATCACCGCCTTTGCGCGTGTAGAAGACGTGCGCCGCACCGTAACGCCTCAACTGCAAGCTGCCCATGATAACCTGCTGATGCTGATTGATCTGGGCAACGGCGCAAACACCCTGGGTGCTACTGCACTGTCACAGGTTTACCGTCAGTTAGGCGATAAGCCAGCCGACGTGCGTGATGCATCGCAGCTGGCAGGCTTCTTCAACGCCATTCAGGCGCTGGTGGCCGAGCAGAAGCTGCTGGCTTACCATGACCGTTCTGATGGCGGCCTTCTGGTCACGCTGGCTGAAATGGCCTTCACCGGTCACTGCGGTATCGAAGCCGATATCGCCGCGCTGGGTAACGATGCGCTGGCAGCACTGTTCACCGAAGAGTTGGGTGCAGTGATCCAGATTAATGCCGCTGATCGTGCAGCCGTTGAGAAAGTGTTTGCCGACCATGGTCTGAGCAGCAATGTGCATGTGATCGGTCAGGCACTGCCGGGCGATCGCTTTGTCATCCGTTCTGGCGACAGCGCGGTGTACAGCGAAAGCCGTACCACGCTGCGTACCTGGTGGGCAGAAACCACCTGGCAGATGCAGCGTCTGCGTGACAACCCTGCCTGTGCCGATCAGGAGCACGAAGCGAAGAAAGACGACAACGATCCTGGCCTGAACGTCCATCTGACCTTCAAGCCAGAAGAAGATGTTGCGGCGCCGATGATCGCCACAGGTGCGCGTCCTCGTGTTGCCGTGCTGCGTGAGCAGGGCGTGAACTCCCACGTTGAGATGGCGGCTGCCTTCCACCGCGCTGGTTTCACCGCAGTCGATGTGCACATGAGCGATCTGCTGGCGGGCCGCCGCGGCCTGGAAGAGTTCCAGGCGCTGGTCGCGTGCGGTGGCTTCTCTTACGGTGACGTATTGGGGGCAGGTGAAGGTTGGGCGAAATCGATTCTGTTCAACGGCCGTGTGCGTGATGAGTTCGAAAACTTCTTCCACCGTCCACAGACGCTGGCGCTGGGCGTATGTAACGGCTGCCAGATGATGTCGAATCTGCGTGAGCTGATTCCGGGCAGCGAACTGTGGCCACGCTTTGTACGTAACCAGTCAGAGCGGTTTGAAGCACGTTTCAGCCTGGTCGAAGTGGCTGCGAGTCCATCGTTGCTGCTGGACGGCATGGCCGGTTCTCATATGCCAATTGCCGTGTCGCACGGTGAAGGTTTCGTGGAAGTGCGTGACGGTGCACATCTGGCCCAGCTGGAAAGCAAAGGTCTGGTGGCGCTGCGCTTCGTAGACAACTTCGGTAAAGTGACCGAAAATTACCCAGCCAACCCGAACGGCTCGCCGAACGGTATCACTGCGGTAACCAACGAAAGCGGTCGCGTCACTATTATGATGCCGCACCCAGAGCGCGTGTTCCGCACCGTGAGCAACTCCTGGCACCCAGCAGAGTGGGGCGAAGACAGCCCGTGGATGCGTATCTTCCGCAACGCACGCAAGCAGCTGGGCTAATTTAGCCAGCAGCATCAGAGGCCGCCGCAAGGCGGCCTTTCTTTTGCCCGTCAGGCCTCACTCACTCACTCACTCACTCACTCACTCACTCACTCACTCACTCACTCACTCACTCCATTACGCCATGACTGACTATGGCTGGCTTGCAAAACTGTCTGAAATTGGCGACAAACACGAAAGTGAGCTGTCGCTAAATGGTGACATTTAACTTATTGATTTATATTGACTCAATTTTTCATCCTTTAACTCGTTGCTGATCAGCGACACTTTCGTCAGACCAGCCGGTCCGCTTTTTCATAAAATAGTGCGTCACACCTCGCATTACTCTGATA is a window of Pantoea rwandensis DNA encoding:
- the purL gene encoding phosphoribosylformylglycinamidine synthase encodes the protein MMEILRGSPALSAFRVNKLLTRFQDAHLPVSDIYAEYVHFADVSAPLSADEHARLQRLLKYGPSLAEHAPQGRLLLVTPRPGTISPWSSKATDIAHNCDLPQVIRLERGMAFYVQAPQLTEAQWQQLASLLHDRMMETVFGDLNEAQQLFAHHEPQPLKSVDVLGAGRIALEQANTTLGLALADDEIDYLLNAFTKLGRNPNDIELYMFAQANSEHCRHKIFNADWIIDGEKQPKSLFKMIKNTFEHNPEHVLSAYKDNAAVMEGSKVGRFYADAQKGEYTFHQEEAHILMKVETHNHPTAISPWPGAATGSGGEIRDEGATGRGAKPKAGLVGFSVSNLRIPGFEQPWEEDFGKPERIVTALDIMTEGPLGGAAFNNEFGRPALNGYFRTYEERVNSHNGSELRGYHKPIMLAGGIGNIRADHVQKGEIVVGAKLIVLGGPAMNIGLGGGAASSMASGQSDADLDFASVQRDNPEMERRCQEVIDRCWQLGEANPILFIHDVGAGGLSNAMPELVSDGGRGGNFNLRDILNDEPGMSPLEVWCNESQERYVLAVAPAQLALFDELCKRERAPYAVIGEATEELHLNLADSHFDNNPIDMPLDVLLGKTPKMTRDVATQQAKGDALVRDGITVADAVNRVLHLPTVAEKTFLITIGDRSVTGMVARDQMVGPWQIPVANCAVTTASLDSYHGEAFSLGERAPVALLDFAASGRLAVGEALTNLAATAIGSLQRVKLSANWMAAAGHPGEDAGLYAAVKAVGEELCPALGITIPVGKDSMSMKTRWQQGTEEREMTSPLSLVITAFARVEDVRRTVTPQLQAAHDNLLMLIDLGNGANTLGATALSQVYRQLGDKPADVRDASQLAGFFNAIQALVAEQKLLAYHDRSDGGLLVTLAEMAFTGHCGIEADIAALGNDALAALFTEELGAVIQINAADRAAVEKVFADHGLSSNVHVIGQALPGDRFVIRSGDSAVYSESRTTLRTWWAETTWQMQRLRDNPACADQEHEAKKDDNDPGLNVHLTFKPEEDVAAPMIATGARPRVAVLREQGVNSHVEMAAAFHRAGFTAVDVHMSDLLAGRRGLEEFQALVACGGFSYGDVLGAGEGWAKSILFNGRVRDEFENFFHRPQTLALGVCNGCQMMSNLRELIPGSELWPRFVRNQSERFEARFSLVEVAASPSLLLDGMAGSHMPIAVSHGEGFVEVRDGAHLAQLESKGLVALRFVDNFGKVTENYPANPNGSPNGITAVTNESGRVTIMMPHPERVFRTVSNSWHPAEWGEDSPWMRIFRNARKQLG